A stretch of DNA from Malus sylvestris chromosome 9, drMalSylv7.2, whole genome shotgun sequence:
CCCTTGCTCATGATCCAAGTTGTGGAGGCATAGCATTTTGTTGCACCACGGAACGAAGTGCATAACGCAGCACAGTGGCAACCCCGCCAAGAGCTTTGGCGATTCCTTGTTGACATAACATGATTTCGAAGATGATACGGTTGAAAATTATACACGGAGAATGAAACAGATTCGATTGTAAAATGCGAACATAAATGCAGCACAAGAACTCTTTACATAAAAATCTTAGATATGATTATGAATGCGTGATGTAGCATAGTCCGACGGacttaaacagaaaataaagtATGACATTTAACAACACGCCTGCATAATTCCAAAGGAGTAGAATCTATCAGCAATTTTACCAACTTCATCGTGTTTTACCTATAGTAAgagatgaagagagagagagataatgtAAAGGTGGATTCGATAAGATTTAGAAGAGGCACAAAAGAAAAGCGATGAAAGAGATAGCAGTATATGCATACGCTTACCTAAAAATGATGTTATCGCCGCTATCTGAGATGCAAAAGTTATAATATAACACAAACGCACTTGTTCTGCTTCGGTTCATTCATCAGTTTTTTTTCTGTTAACAGTTAAAAGGtacacattaaattttaaatcatgTAGAAGCATATAAGCAAAACAGTATCTTCTAGTCATGGCAGGTGGTTAAGACGATGCAGCACATTTTCGGTGTTTTTCCTATTCAAAAGGTGGCTAATAACAAAAGTGCAGGCTTAACAAACATTAGTGAGAACGACACAAACTTGCAAACCTCAAAATAATCTATCAAATCTTGTCTATTCCATTTCCGCCACATACATTTTCGTAATCAAATATGGATAGGAGAAAAATTGGGCACCATAGAAAAGTGATAATCATTTACAAAAGGCGAAATAAAAGAATATTAATAGACGAAAAATTAAAGAAACTGCTTAGTGAGGAAAACAGATGACCCCCACCCCGCTTCCAGAAAGGAGAAGCATGTGCTGTTCAAAAACAGAAGAACcatgtttattttttcactTCTAAGTTGTtgccaaaagtaaaaaaaaaagaaaaaaaagtgacaGATTATCTTCTTTGAGAAGTTGGCTAGAAGCAGAACGAAAAATTCTTTATACAGAAAACTTTGGTAATAGTTTTGTTAATCTCGTAAATATAGTCGTACCTTTCTCCTGTGAAGGTGGTTGAACAACGACATGCATAGTTGTAACTCCACCAGGGACATCACATAATGGACTCCGGCACTCAGCAACTGTTTTGTTGTTCTCCAGTACTCTTCCCGCACATATTAGCTTGACATCTTTAACAGTCCTTGGTCCATTATCCTTTTCTGGTAAATACAATCGTATTGTGGTTAAAggtcaaataaattaatcaagCAACAGAAGTTCATCATGCatgggaaaaaaaattacaaattagaGCGGTCTTATGATTTTAATTGAGAACGATTAAAGAGCATGACAAAAATGTGAGATTCGAAGATTTCATAGTGCCATTGCTTCATCTTCTAATGctcctgttgatgcacaaaaccggaggggtcttggaacaacgtaaatccgaccgtgaatctgcaagaaatgtaaataacacaagatgtatcgtggttcatcccaaggtttaggctacgtccacactgatattatatttccgagggagagagagctctgaatatgagagtatgagagtgagagctttgagagaccttagagcttaggggatgtgaggaggcttgaggattgtgagggtgaggaggcccttttatagaataagggctcctcctctttttacatatttgcccatccatttattacataattacatttgagttccatgagtatttatacgagatataaatacggaggccctaagtatggtataaacagttcCTATGTTGTGCCCCATATTACAGTTAGCTGGTCTGTAATCGAAAATCATTTCAGCTTAATCACATTAAGCACATTCGAAAAGGCTGCCTATAAAAGGAATGGTACATGACATCAATCGCTCGCCCATGTAACAACAGCAGCCCTCGGGTGCTTTTAATCATGCTCATATGAGCCAcaaatggaattgaaatttaaaacaacCTTGATTCCCAACGATTAACTTGTCACCCTCAAATTCCCCAAAGAGGGTATGCTAATATTTGGTTACGAATTcactaaaaaaacttaaatcatGCAATTATATTTGACTGAAACAACAAAAAAGCACGCTTCTCGCCTATTATTCTTTTTCAAATGAAATAAGTTCACAGTATGTTCATAAGACTATCTCATAGTAAATTGTTCATCAGAGGCCGGTCCGGTTAAGGTATCACTTCACAGAAAGTTCTAAGACAGAATCGAGTTATGAACTATGATCCAACATCAACCAATTCAAATTCCATCCCGCAACCGTTGCAAACAACATTTCTGAGTACTGAAGACTGATTATTTTGCAATCAGACACCAAAACATCAAagaactaatttttccttttgtatttaacaaaaaaataaagaagaaccAACCTTTAGGCCATTGAGcaagaatgctttccttcaaGTTTACAACAGTGGTAGCAGCAGGAAAGCTTTTGGGGCCAATATCTGATCCATCGGTCAACCGAAACTTGATCTCCAATTGATCTTGCACCCCTGCCATCTCCAACGATTTCAAAACTTCAAAGGCTTTTTATTCTACTTCTTCAAATGGATTGAAAATCCCAGCAGTTTCTTGGGCTTTTCTGCAAGCAAGCATCACACCAGATTCTTAAATTGGTcaacaagaaaatatacaaGGAAACTAAATAAACTACACAAATTGCAGCAATCTTCAAGTGGAAAGTAATTCAAAAAGCTTCCTATTTTACAGCATGGAAAATCACTAGCAGCTGTGGTTTAGCTGTCAGCAACCATGAATCCAGCTAAAAGCttcaaagtccaaaaaaacCGCAAAACACAGCCAAAAAGTAGAGAAAATGGAAGAACTTTGATGGGTTTTTGCTCACTTGGCTAAAAAAACTGATCAAATGGGTGCTGATTAAATcccaaacaaattaaaaaagaaatccCAATTGGGTCGTCTCtaaagtataaaaaaaatcacaaaccaaaacaaaacagtAGAAAAAATGGAAGAACTTTGATGGGTTTTTGCTTACTTGGCTGCAAAACTGATCCggtttcttcttatttttgcaGAGCCGATGAGTGGTGGTTCAGATATACAAGCGGAAGAAGTGGAACGGGAGTTTATTGGATTTAACTAATAGAGAGGGAAgtcggagaggaagaagagatcaaATAAGAAGAAGTTCCCGGAGGCAAACGAGGGTGTTTCGGAGTTTTCAAAGTCTTCTAAATCGTGGTCAACGACCCCATTACCTTGCTCCTTGAATTCTCCTACGGCCATGAAAATGGacacatttttctctctttttaaagTGTCACCCTTTGGCTTTTGCGAACTTCCGCTTCTTCCAatgtctttttatttctttttcatttttcaaaagaagagaaaatcgGCCGGTGGCTTTATCTCACAGAATTCATTTTTTGAAACATGAAAAAGAATCACAGAGgtattttaacattttttaatCATTATCGTTTAATTCATTAACgtcaaaaatctaattcaaaacgtGTTATAAAGATTCCGTCATAATAAAATCTTATACATAATATTTCTTCCATATAGCCCTTGGTCTTGTTCTTGAATCATGAATCACAACCCAAATCTAACGTTCTTTGACCCAACCCTCTTTTAAGTGGATTTTCACAAAGAACTCACATTTAATAAGGACACAATTCAAATGGattgtaatttatttatatcGTAATAGAGAACGGTGAATTCATTAATCTTGCATTAATTACAAATTAGCGTTAGAAGAATTTTTTATCCCGAAAATAATGTACCaataataagaaaaaattaaattaaaaaatagtaaGGTGCCGAGCAGAATGGATTGGTGGCCCAAAAATTAATGGAGTGTAGTGGGGTTAAGGTCGTTATCTCAAACTGTGTAGATGAAGTTATGATTTTGAAGTCATCTCTCGTTCTATTTCCATGTCAACACAGGAGCTCATATGCATGCCTGATGGCTGATGACTGATGACTGAGGATAAGGTGATGGAGAACAAGACATTACTGTCCTTAACATTCACATTCCTCCTTTTGACAATCCTCCTTTTGACAATTTGGCCATATACTACGGGTTTTGTTTTGGCCGCTTCTGAACGTGCGCGAGTGATTTATGACCGATGATAAAATGTTAGTTTCATATGAGCCAA
This window harbors:
- the LOC126582185 gene encoding membrane-anchored ubiquitin-fold protein 1-like isoform X2 gives rise to the protein MAGVQDQLEIKFRLTDGSDIGPKSFPAATTVVNLKESILAQWPKEKDNGPRTVKDVKLICAGRVLENNKTVAECRSPLCDVPGGVTTMHVVVQPPSQEKEKKLMNEPKQNKCVCVIL
- the LOC126582185 gene encoding membrane-anchored ubiquitin-fold protein 1-like isoform X1: MAGVQDQLEIKFRLTDGSDIGPKSFPAATTVVNLKESILAQWPKEKDNGPRTVKDVKLICAGRVLENNKTVAECRSPLCDVPGGVTTMHVVVQPPSQEKAHASPFWKRGGGHLFSSLSSFFNFSSINILLFRLL